Proteins from a genomic interval of Aquabacterium sp. J223:
- the ttcA gene encoding tRNA 2-thiocytidine(32) synthetase TtcA, producing the protein MKATQLQPPRGSHDAAVIRRSKPLKEEHELNKLSKRLHRQVGQAIADFNMIEAGDKVMVCLSGGKDSYSMLDILLNLQQRAPVRFELVAVNLDQKQPGFPADVLPRYLAERGVPFHIENQDTYSIVKKLVPEGKTMCSLCSRLRRGILYRVAGELGATKIALGHHRDDMVVTLLMNMFFGSRLKGMPPKLVSDDGKNVVIRPLAYVAETDLERWAAHRQFPIIPCTLCGSQDNLQRVQVKKMIREWERQYPGRIDNMFSAMGNLSLSHLMDRRHYPFETLKATGVADPEGDIAFDEDEAACGPSAPAAAQGASASGDVVRFHPRNPADGDDIEPA; encoded by the coding sequence ATGAAGGCGACCCAGCTCCAACCCCCGCGCGGCTCCCACGACGCGGCCGTCATCCGCCGCAGCAAGCCGCTGAAGGAAGAGCACGAGCTCAACAAGCTGTCCAAGCGGCTGCACCGGCAGGTCGGCCAGGCCATCGCCGACTTCAACATGATCGAGGCCGGCGACAAGGTCATGGTCTGCCTGTCCGGCGGCAAGGACAGCTACTCGATGCTCGACATCCTGCTGAACCTGCAGCAGCGCGCGCCGGTGCGCTTCGAGCTCGTCGCCGTCAACCTCGACCAGAAGCAGCCGGGCTTCCCGGCCGACGTGCTGCCGCGCTACCTGGCCGAGCGCGGCGTGCCCTTCCACATCGAGAACCAGGACACCTACAGCATCGTCAAGAAGCTGGTGCCCGAGGGCAAGACGATGTGCAGCCTGTGCTCGCGGCTGCGGCGCGGCATCCTCTACCGCGTGGCCGGCGAACTGGGCGCGACCAAGATCGCGCTCGGCCACCACCGCGACGACATGGTGGTCACGCTGCTGATGAACATGTTCTTCGGCAGCCGGCTCAAGGGCATGCCGCCCAAGCTGGTGAGCGACGACGGCAAGAACGTGGTCATCCGGCCGCTGGCCTACGTGGCCGAGACCGACCTCGAACGCTGGGCCGCGCACCGCCAGTTCCCCATCATCCCCTGCACCCTGTGCGGCAGCCAGGACAACCTGCAGCGGGTGCAGGTGAAGAAGATGATCCGCGAGTGGGAGCGGCAGTACCCGGGGCGCATCGACAACATGTTCAGCGCCATGGGCAACCTCTCGCTGTCGCACCTGATGGACCGGCGGCACTACCCCTTCGAGACGCTGAAGGCCACCGGCGTGGCCGACCCCGAGGGCGACATCGCCTTCGACGAGGACGAGGCGGCCTGCGGGCCGTCCGCCCCGGCCGCGGCGCAGGGGGCGTCGGCGTCGGGCGACGTGGTGCGGTTCCATCCGCGGAACCCGGCGGACGGCGACGACATCGAACCGGCATAG
- a CDS encoding dihydroneopterin aldolase, with product MHSLLSHPSLMDCRRLFLRDYEVWINIGVHAFEKTGEQRVLINVDLYVPLAESTPKEDELDEVLDYDFIRRTIAERVSRGHIHLQETLCDDVLGLMLAHPKVRAARVSTEKPDVYPDCDAVGCEVFAVKEAA from the coding sequence ATGCACAGCCTGCTCAGCCACCCCAGCCTGATGGACTGCCGGCGCCTCTTCCTGCGCGACTACGAGGTGTGGATCAACATCGGCGTGCATGCCTTCGAGAAGACCGGCGAGCAGCGGGTGCTGATCAACGTCGACCTCTACGTGCCGCTGGCCGAGTCGACGCCGAAGGAGGACGAGCTGGACGAGGTGCTGGACTACGACTTCATCCGCCGCACCATCGCCGAGCGGGTGTCCCGCGGCCACATCCACCTGCAGGAAACGCTGTGCGACGACGTGCTGGGCCTGATGCTGGCCCACCCGAAGGTGCGCGCGGCGCGCGTGTCCACCGAGAAGCCCGACGTCTACCCCGACTGCGACGCGGTGGGCTGCGAGGTCTTCGCCGTCAAGGAGGCCGCATGA
- a CDS encoding class I SAM-dependent methyltransferase → MGSDSVRPQDESASVVAALGDRVREAIDDGGGWLSFERLMAMALYEPGLGYYAAGRQVFGAMPQSGSDFVTAPELTPLFGRALAAPLAQALRETGCDTVVEFGAGAGALAEQLLDALGPAVRRYAIVDLSGALRARQQERLQRFGARVEWWDALPDRLVAVVVGNEVLDAMPVQLLHFDGARWYERGVTWVQGRLHWADRPTDARPPVDGPFLPGTVTEVHRQAEAFVATLGRTLERGAAFFLDYGFPEAEYYHPQRHGGTLMCHRGHIADTDPLADLGAKDITAHVNFTGIAVAAQQAGLAVLGYTSQGRFLINSGLVELMADADLKDRVAAQRLLHEHEMGELFKVIGLGAGGRFFDALGFAEGDRTHRL, encoded by the coding sequence ATGGGCAGTGACAGCGTGCGGCCGCAGGACGAATCCGCCAGTGTAGTGGCCGCCCTCGGCGACCGGGTCCGCGAGGCCATCGACGACGGCGGCGGCTGGCTGTCCTTCGAGCGGCTGATGGCGATGGCGCTGTACGAGCCGGGCCTGGGCTACTACGCCGCCGGCCGCCAGGTCTTCGGCGCCATGCCGCAGTCGGGCAGCGACTTCGTCACCGCGCCCGAGCTGACGCCGCTGTTCGGCCGCGCCCTGGCCGCGCCGCTCGCGCAGGCGCTGCGCGAGACCGGCTGCGACACGGTGGTCGAGTTCGGCGCCGGCGCCGGCGCGCTGGCCGAACAGCTGCTGGACGCGCTCGGTCCGGCGGTGCGCCGCTACGCCATCGTCGACCTGTCGGGCGCGCTGCGCGCGCGGCAGCAGGAACGGCTGCAGCGGTTCGGCGCACGCGTCGAGTGGTGGGACGCGCTGCCCGACCGGCTGGTCGCGGTGGTGGTCGGCAACGAGGTGCTGGACGCCATGCCGGTGCAGCTGCTGCACTTCGACGGCGCCCGCTGGTACGAGCGCGGCGTGACCTGGGTACAGGGTCGCCTGCACTGGGCCGACCGCCCCACCGACGCCCGGCCGCCGGTGGACGGGCCCTTCCTGCCCGGCACGGTGACCGAGGTGCACCGCCAGGCCGAGGCCTTCGTCGCCACCCTCGGCCGCACGCTGGAGCGCGGCGCCGCCTTCTTCCTCGACTACGGCTTCCCCGAGGCCGAGTACTACCACCCGCAGCGCCACGGCGGCACGCTGATGTGCCACCGAGGGCACATCGCCGACACCGACCCGCTGGCCGACCTGGGCGCCAAGGACATCACCGCCCACGTCAACTTCACCGGCATCGCCGTCGCCGCGCAGCAGGCCGGCCTCGCCGTGCTGGGCTACACCTCGCAGGGCCGCTTCCTCATCAACAGCGGCCTGGTCGAACTGATGGCCGACGCCGACCTGAAGGACCGCGTCGCCGCCCAGCGCCTGCTGCACGAGCACGAGATGGGCGAGCTGTTCAAGGTCATCGGCCTCGGCGCCGGGGGCCGCTTCTTCGACGCCCTCGGGTTCGCCGAGGGCGATCGCACCCACCGCCTTTGA
- a CDS encoding GntR family transcriptional regulator — protein sequence MGQRTARKPGQALELVHEAPPAARGAGTEEAAAEKSTLAQHAYARIKDEIFEFRMAPGQRYAEQELANRLGVSRTPLRFALHVLAREGYLVRLEGHASWQVKPFELGYYEDLYDFRTQIELIAVRRLCALDPAPDLRELCAFWLVPKRQRVLDGHVVAREDERLHGTLVALAGNVEMHRTHADLTERIRIIRRLDFIAPERIVSAYEEHAKLLRALIARRSGDAELLIRAHIDASRAEIRHITLHRLSQAAARRQDPTPA from the coding sequence ATGGGTCAACGAACCGCACGAAAGCCGGGACAGGCGCTTGAACTGGTGCACGAGGCGCCGCCGGCCGCTCGGGGTGCCGGCACCGAGGAGGCCGCCGCCGAGAAGTCCACGCTGGCGCAGCATGCCTACGCCCGCATCAAGGACGAGATCTTCGAGTTCCGCATGGCCCCCGGCCAGCGGTACGCCGAGCAGGAGCTGGCCAACCGGCTGGGCGTGTCGCGCACGCCGCTGCGCTTCGCGCTGCACGTGCTGGCGCGAGAGGGCTACCTGGTGCGGCTGGAGGGACATGCCTCCTGGCAGGTCAAGCCCTTCGAGCTGGGCTACTACGAGGACCTCTACGACTTCCGCACGCAGATCGAGCTGATCGCGGTGCGCCGGCTGTGCGCCCTCGATCCGGCGCCCGACCTGCGAGAGCTGTGCGCCTTCTGGCTGGTGCCCAAGCGCCAGCGCGTGCTCGACGGCCACGTGGTCGCGCGCGAGGACGAGCGGCTGCACGGCACCCTGGTCGCGCTGGCCGGCAACGTGGAGATGCACCGCACGCACGCCGACCTGACCGAGCGCATTCGCATCATCCGCCGGCTCGACTTCATCGCGCCGGAGCGCATCGTCTCCGCCTACGAGGAGCACGCCAAGCTGCTGCGCGCGCTCATCGCCCGGCGCAGCGGCGACGCCGAGCTGCTGATCCGCGCCCACATCGACGCCTCGCGCGCCGAGATCCGCCACATCACCCTGCACCGGCTGTCGCAGGCGGCCGCGCGCCGGCAGGACCCGACCCCCGCGTGA
- a CDS encoding amidohydrolase/deacetylase family metallohydrolase, translating to MTTPHTSFDIVLAGGHLVDPAQGLDGAYDIAIRGGRIAALQPAGASPWTAAQRLDVRDRLVIPGMIDTHAHVFEHVTGRFGLEADLCGVRSGVTTLIDQGGPSCMTLPAFREYVVKPKASRVFAYLSAYLVGGMEGHYYPSLYKPDCLDVDATVKAALANRDIVKGFKAHAELGGFARWGIEVMRQSAEIARRADLPLYIHFGQLWPLPEEGTNGVDPDTILAQVVPLLKAGDILAHPFTRHPGGFVNREGQVHAIVREALARGLKVDVGHGSHFSYRMARIALDAGIVPHTLGADMHGYNTAVPRAPGTPDEHPDKEHMFFGQQRFSLASAMTAMLALGLPLAQVVRMVTCNVVEVFGLPDELGTLKPGHPADITVLHDRRGRFALKDNEGTQLVGERALTPDFCLREGRRFDADASILPPLEVLGGAAA from the coding sequence ATGACGACCCCTCACACGAGCTTCGACATCGTCCTCGCCGGCGGCCACCTGGTCGACCCGGCGCAGGGCCTGGACGGCGCCTACGACATCGCCATCCGCGGCGGCCGCATCGCCGCGCTGCAGCCGGCGGGCGCCTCGCCGTGGACGGCGGCCCAGCGCCTCGACGTCCGCGACCGGCTGGTCATCCCCGGGATGATCGACACCCACGCCCATGTCTTCGAGCACGTCACCGGCCGCTTCGGGCTGGAGGCCGACCTCTGCGGCGTCCGGTCCGGCGTCACCACGCTGATCGACCAGGGTGGCCCGTCGTGCATGACGCTGCCCGCCTTCCGCGAGTACGTCGTCAAGCCCAAGGCCAGCCGCGTCTTCGCCTACCTGTCGGCCTACCTGGTGGGCGGCATGGAGGGCCACTACTACCCCTCGCTCTACAAGCCCGACTGCCTGGACGTCGACGCCACCGTCAAGGCGGCGCTCGCCAACCGCGACATCGTCAAGGGCTTCAAGGCCCACGCCGAGCTCGGCGGCTTCGCCCGCTGGGGCATCGAGGTGATGCGCCAGTCGGCCGAGATCGCCCGCCGCGCCGACCTGCCGCTGTACATCCACTTCGGCCAGCTCTGGCCGCTGCCGGAAGAGGGCACCAACGGCGTCGACCCCGACACCATCCTGGCGCAGGTGGTGCCGCTGCTCAAGGCCGGCGACATCCTGGCGCATCCGTTCACCCGCCATCCCGGCGGCTTCGTCAACCGCGAGGGCCAGGTGCACGCCATCGTGCGCGAGGCGCTGGCGCGCGGCCTGAAGGTCGACGTCGGCCACGGCTCCCACTTCAGCTACCGCATGGCGCGCATCGCGCTGGACGCGGGCATCGTGCCGCACACGCTCGGCGCCGACATGCACGGCTACAACACCGCCGTGCCCCGGGCGCCCGGCACCCCGGACGAGCACCCCGACAAGGAGCACATGTTCTTCGGCCAGCAGCGCTTCTCGCTGGCCTCCGCGATGACCGCCATGCTGGCGCTGGGCCTGCCGCTGGCGCAGGTGGTGCGCATGGTCACCTGCAACGTGGTGGAGGTCTTCGGCCTGCCCGACGAATTGGGCACCTTGAAGCCCGGCCACCCGGCCGACATCACCGTGCTGCACGACCGGCGCGGCCGTTTCGCGCTGAAGGACAACGAGGGCACGCAGCTGGTCGGCGAACGCGCGCTGACGCCCGACTTCTGCCTGCGAGAGGGCCGGCGCTTCGACGCGGACGCCTCGATCCTGCCGCCGCTGGAGGTGCTCGGCGGGGCCGCTGCATGA
- a CDS encoding xanthine dehydrogenase family protein molybdopterin-binding subunit, protein MNESDQQHIAERVAAPGHGVGASLRRKEDARFLRGEGQYVGDLRLPGMLEVAFVRSPVAHGRLLAVHKPAGAEHRVFTMDDLRGVQPIRANTTLPGFKPSEQWPLARGKVRQAGEPIAMCVAATRAEAEDLAAEVVVDIEDLPAVVDMLAARDAPPALVHDEWGDNVFLHTHVKDDLAAVKARAAVVVRRQLRTARQSMAPMEGRGVVCQWDTRLEQLVMHSAAQMPHINRAGLSECLGLDQASIRVVSPDVGGGFGYKGILLPEEVCLGWLALQLKRPVRWLEDRREQLVANTNCREHHYDITLYADASGRLLAIDCDATVDSGAYSSYPFAACLEAAQVGSILPGPYVMDAFQCRTWSVATNKPPILPYRGVARTGVCFALEVMLDLVAREAGVPPEQVRLASLVPPEAMPYDNITGKHFDSGDYPQALRRALAALDVDRWRERQRAGEPDGRRIGLGHSIYCEQAAHGTSVYSGWGIPMVPGHEGCNARLTPDGRLELRLGAHSHGQSLETTMAQVAHSTLGIDEADVRLVHGDTALSPYSTGTWGSRCAVMSGGAVATACKTLAQRVLAIGAALLAVPADGLRLGDGAVTDPASGQRLTLAEVAHAWYRQPQRLPAGLDPAGLEVAAGYKARRDTGTFSYAAHACVVAVDTELGTVEILDYVVCEDGGVLLNPMVVDGQILGGLAQGIGTALYEEMPYDAEGQPLASTLADYLLPGATELPPVRIEHLETPSPYTEFGQKGVGEGGAIAPPAAIVNAINDALAPLGAELLECPASPRRVLQALARARRARAGVAA, encoded by the coding sequence ATGAACGAAAGCGACCAGCAGCACATCGCCGAGCGGGTGGCCGCACCGGGCCATGGCGTGGGCGCCTCGCTGCGCCGCAAGGAGGACGCGCGCTTCCTGCGCGGCGAGGGCCAGTACGTCGGCGACCTGCGCCTGCCCGGCATGCTGGAGGTGGCCTTCGTGCGCTCGCCGGTGGCGCACGGCCGGCTGCTCGCCGTCCACAAGCCCGCGGGGGCCGAGCACCGCGTCTTCACCATGGACGACCTGCGCGGCGTGCAGCCCATCCGCGCCAACACCACGCTGCCGGGGTTCAAGCCCAGCGAGCAGTGGCCGCTGGCGCGCGGCAAGGTGCGCCAGGCCGGCGAGCCGATCGCCATGTGCGTGGCCGCCACCCGCGCCGAGGCGGAGGACCTGGCGGCCGAGGTCGTCGTCGACATCGAGGACCTGCCCGCCGTCGTCGACATGCTGGCCGCGCGCGACGCACCGCCGGCCCTGGTGCACGACGAATGGGGTGACAACGTCTTCCTGCACACCCATGTGAAGGACGACCTGGCCGCCGTCAAGGCGCGGGCCGCGGTGGTCGTGCGGCGGCAGCTGCGCACGGCGCGGCAGAGCATGGCGCCGATGGAGGGCCGGGGCGTCGTCTGCCAGTGGGACACCCGCCTCGAGCAGCTGGTGATGCACAGCGCGGCGCAGATGCCGCACATCAACCGCGCCGGCCTGTCCGAATGCCTGGGGCTGGACCAGGCCAGCATCCGCGTCGTCTCGCCCGACGTCGGCGGCGGCTTCGGCTACAAGGGCATCCTGCTGCCGGAGGAGGTGTGCCTCGGCTGGCTGGCCCTGCAGCTGAAGCGGCCGGTGCGCTGGCTGGAGGACCGGCGCGAGCAGTTGGTGGCCAACACCAACTGCCGCGAGCACCACTACGACATCACGCTGTACGCCGACGCGTCCGGCCGCCTGCTGGCCATCGACTGCGACGCGACGGTGGACTCCGGCGCCTACTCGTCCTACCCCTTCGCGGCCTGCCTCGAGGCGGCGCAGGTGGGCTCCATCCTGCCCGGCCCCTACGTGATGGACGCCTTCCAGTGCCGCACCTGGTCGGTGGCCACCAACAAGCCGCCCATCCTGCCGTACCGCGGCGTGGCCCGCACCGGCGTGTGCTTCGCGTTGGAGGTGATGCTGGACCTGGTGGCACGCGAAGCCGGCGTGCCGCCGGAGCAGGTTCGCCTGGCCAGCCTGGTGCCGCCCGAGGCCATGCCCTACGACAACATCACCGGCAAGCACTTCGACTCCGGCGACTACCCGCAGGCCCTGCGCCGCGCCCTGGCCGCGCTGGACGTCGACCGCTGGCGCGAACGTCAGCGCGCCGGCGAGCCCGACGGCCGCCGCATCGGCCTCGGCCACTCGATCTACTGCGAGCAGGCGGCCCACGGCACCTCGGTCTATTCCGGCTGGGGCATCCCGATGGTGCCCGGCCACGAGGGCTGCAACGCGCGGCTGACGCCCGACGGCCGGCTGGAGCTGCGCCTCGGCGCCCATTCGCACGGCCAGAGCCTGGAGACCACCATGGCCCAGGTGGCGCACAGCACCTTGGGCATCGACGAGGCCGACGTGCGGCTGGTGCACGGCGACACCGCGCTGTCGCCCTATTCCACCGGCACCTGGGGCTCGCGCTGCGCGGTGATGTCCGGCGGCGCGGTGGCCACCGCGTGCAAGACGCTGGCGCAGCGCGTGCTGGCCATCGGCGCCGCGCTGCTGGCCGTGCCGGCCGACGGCCTGCGGCTGGGCGACGGCGCCGTCACCGACCCGGCCAGCGGACAGCGGCTGACGCTGGCCGAGGTCGCGCACGCCTGGTACCGCCAGCCGCAGCGCCTGCCGGCCGGCCTCGACCCCGCGGGGCTGGAAGTGGCCGCCGGCTACAAGGCCCGCCGCGACACCGGCACCTTCAGCTACGCCGCGCATGCCTGCGTGGTGGCGGTGGACACCGAACTGGGCACGGTCGAGATCCTCGACTACGTCGTCTGCGAGGACGGCGGCGTGCTGCTCAACCCGATGGTGGTGGACGGCCAGATCCTCGGCGGCCTGGCGCAGGGCATCGGCACCGCGCTGTACGAGGAGATGCCCTACGACGCCGAGGGCCAGCCGCTGGCCTCCACGCTGGCCGACTACCTGCTGCCCGGCGCCACCGAGCTGCCGCCGGTGCGCATCGAGCACCTGGAGACGCCCTCGCCCTACACCGAGTTCGGTCAGAAGGGCGTGGGCGAGGGCGGCGCCATCGCGCCGCCGGCGGCCATCGTCAACGCCATCAACGACGCCCTGGCGCCGCTGGGCGCCGAGCTGCTGGAGTGCCCGGCCTCGCCGCGGCGCGTGCTGCAGGCGCTGGCCCGGGCCCGCCGCGCCCGCGCGGGGGTCGCCGCATGA
- a CDS encoding FAD binding domain-containing protein, whose translation MKPAPFAYHAAQDLPQALALLAEADGLAKPVGGTQSLGPMLNLRLAQPPLLVDLSRLPALRGAALRGDALRIGAAVTHARLEDGELPDVTRGLLPHVAAGIAYRAVRNRGTLGGSLAHADPAADWVSTMALLDATLVLAGPGGERTLRAGDFFLGAFTTALAPDEVLAAVEVPCFSPAARWAYRKVCRKPGEFAEALAAAWLDASRGIARVVLGALPGMPQVVAGDDALALLREPSRADALLDAAGVDDDVDRQRHRTLLRRLGVELSIA comes from the coding sequence ATGAAGCCCGCGCCGTTCGCCTACCACGCCGCGCAGGACCTGCCGCAGGCGCTGGCGCTGCTGGCCGAGGCCGACGGCCTGGCCAAGCCGGTGGGCGGCACGCAGTCGCTGGGCCCGATGCTCAACCTGCGGCTGGCGCAGCCGCCGCTGCTGGTGGACCTGAGCCGCCTGCCGGCCCTGCGCGGGGCGGCGCTGCGCGGCGACGCGCTGCGCATCGGCGCGGCGGTCACCCATGCCCGCCTCGAGGACGGCGAGCTGCCCGATGTCACCCGCGGCCTGCTGCCCCACGTGGCCGCCGGCATCGCCTACCGCGCGGTGCGCAACCGCGGCACGCTGGGCGGCAGCCTGGCGCACGCCGACCCGGCGGCCGACTGGGTCAGCACGATGGCCCTGCTCGACGCCACGCTGGTCCTGGCCGGCCCGGGCGGCGAGCGCACGCTGCGCGCCGGCGACTTCTTCCTCGGCGCCTTCACCACCGCGCTGGCCCCCGACGAGGTGCTCGCCGCCGTCGAGGTGCCGTGTTTCTCGCCCGCCGCCCGCTGGGCCTACCGCAAGGTCTGCCGCAAGCCCGGCGAGTTCGCCGAGGCGCTGGCCGCCGCCTGGCTCGACGCCTCGCGCGGCATCGCCCGCGTGGTGCTGGGCGCGCTGCCCGGCATGCCGCAGGTTGTGGCCGGCGACGACGCGCTGGCGCTGCTGCGCGAGCCGTCGCGGGCCGACGCGCTGCTCGACGCCGCCGGGGTGGACGACGACGTCGACCGCCAGCGCCACCGCACGCTGCTGCGCCGGCTCGGCGTGGAGCTGTCGATCGCATGA
- a CDS encoding (2Fe-2S)-binding protein encodes MTRITLHLNGRPAAADADDRCSLADHLREHHGLTGTHLGCEHGVCGACTVELDGAPARSCITYAVACEGRAVRTIEGFADDEVMARLREAFSAEHALQCGYCTPGMLVTARDIVRRLPQADEARIRLELSGNLCRCTGYRGIVRAIQRVLAEQRTAPHRHRGGRRCSLNSASTWRCRRTRCGRPSTTWACWSTACPAPRSPAPWPTAARRCAWR; translated from the coding sequence ATGACCCGCATCACCCTGCACCTCAACGGGCGGCCCGCGGCCGCGGACGCGGACGACCGCTGCTCGCTGGCCGACCACCTGCGCGAGCACCACGGCCTGACCGGCACGCACCTCGGCTGCGAGCATGGCGTCTGCGGCGCCTGCACCGTCGAACTCGACGGCGCGCCGGCGCGCTCGTGCATCACCTATGCCGTGGCCTGCGAGGGCCGCGCGGTGCGCACCATCGAGGGCTTTGCGGACGACGAGGTGATGGCCCGCCTGCGCGAGGCCTTCAGCGCCGAGCACGCGCTGCAGTGCGGCTACTGCACCCCCGGCATGCTGGTCACCGCGCGCGACATCGTGCGCCGCCTGCCGCAGGCCGACGAGGCCCGCATCCGCCTGGAGCTGTCGGGCAACCTGTGCCGCTGCACCGGCTACCGCGGCATCGTGCGCGCCATCCAGCGGGTGCTGGCCGAGCAGCGCACCGCCCCCCACCGCCACCGCGGAGGCCGCCGGTGCAGCTTGAACAGCGCTTCGACCTGGCGCTGCCGCCGGACGCGGTGTGGCCGGCCTTCCACGACCTGGGCCTGCTGGTCGACTGCCTGCCCGGCGCCGCGCTCACCGGCCCCGTGGCCGACGGCCGCGCGCCGCTGCGCATGGAGGTGA
- a CDS encoding amino acid ABC transporter substrate-binding protein, whose translation MPHDSLRRLGLKALLLVAAGLPALAPAQEAVRIGAPLALTGGLADEGKKQQAAYELWLERINAAGGIAVAGQKRKVELVFYDYQTDEKRAQQLAERLINVDKVQVMTAPFGSGHTKVVAGVAERYGIPIVAVASAEPVHNQGYKNLFGTLAPSIGLIDAMLAQVKDKLPATKRIAVLGRDDVFPKVMATTMAGQAQKAGYEVVYNQLYPVGTLDHAAALTQMKAAAPDWIFVTGYTKDLVLVRKQMADLRLAAPVVTMITGPAYREFVDSLGPLAENVTSATWWHPSQTYKADDVFGTTQAFADAVRKKTGQDPDYVHASSAAALIVIQKAIEKAGSLSPDALRKAIAETDLQTFYGPIRFRGDGMNENRNLPIIQIQGGKPMVLFPLDMQQAALKPLAATAK comes from the coding sequence ATGCCCCACGATTCCCTCCGCCGCCTCGGCCTGAAGGCCCTGCTCCTGGTGGCCGCCGGCCTGCCGGCGCTCGCCCCCGCGCAGGAGGCCGTGCGCATCGGCGCGCCGCTGGCGCTCACCGGCGGCCTGGCCGACGAAGGCAAGAAGCAGCAGGCCGCCTACGAGCTGTGGCTGGAGCGCATCAACGCCGCCGGCGGCATCGCCGTGGCCGGCCAGAAGCGCAAGGTCGAGCTGGTGTTCTACGACTACCAGACCGACGAGAAGCGCGCGCAGCAGCTGGCCGAGCGGCTGATCAACGTCGACAAGGTGCAGGTCATGACGGCGCCGTTCGGCTCCGGCCACACCAAGGTGGTGGCCGGCGTGGCCGAGCGCTACGGCATTCCCATCGTGGCCGTGGCCTCGGCCGAGCCGGTGCACAACCAGGGCTACAAGAACCTGTTCGGCACCCTGGCGCCGTCCATCGGCCTCATCGACGCCATGCTGGCGCAGGTCAAGGACAAGCTGCCGGCCACCAAGCGCATCGCCGTGCTCGGCCGCGACGACGTCTTCCCCAAGGTCATGGCCACCACCATGGCCGGCCAGGCGCAGAAGGCCGGCTACGAGGTGGTCTACAACCAGCTCTACCCGGTGGGCACGCTCGACCATGCCGCCGCGCTGACGCAGATGAAGGCCGCCGCGCCAGACTGGATCTTCGTCACCGGCTACACCAAGGACCTGGTGCTGGTGCGCAAGCAGATGGCCGACCTGCGGCTGGCGGCGCCGGTGGTGACCATGATCACCGGCCCGGCCTACCGCGAGTTCGTCGACAGCCTGGGCCCGCTGGCCGAGAACGTCACCTCCGCCACCTGGTGGCACCCGTCGCAGACCTACAAGGCCGACGACGTGTTCGGCACCACCCAGGCCTTCGCCGACGCGGTGCGCAAGAAGACCGGCCAGGACCCCGACTACGTGCATGCCTCCTCGGCGGCGGCGCTGATCGTCATCCAGAAGGCGATCGAGAAGGCCGGCTCGCTGTCGCCGGACGCGCTGCGCAAGGCCATCGCCGAGACCGACCTGCAGACGTTCTACGGCCCGATCCGGTTCCGCGGCGACGGCATGAACGAGAACCGCAACCTGCCCATCATCCAGATCCAGGGCGGCAAGCCGATGGTGCTGTTCCCGCTGGACATGCAGCAGGCGGCGCTGAAGCCGCTGGCGGCGACGGCCAAGTGA
- a CDS encoding phytanoyl-CoA dioxygenase family protein: MPKVLTDAQHRQFREQGYAFPFDLFSPEQAATYRERIEAYERQVGHDANRTLKIKGHLAFPWLMEIATAPALLDAVEDLIGPDILLFGASIFAKDGRDPRYVSWHQDSAYFGLTPHEEVTAWVALTEASSLHGCLRVLPGSHRGPALKHVETHAKDNMLAKGQALMGIDESQAVEMPLHAGQFSLHHEQTAHSSLPNRSTARRIGFAFFFIPAHVRPVKGRGRATLVRGRDVHGHWQPDDLPRFDLDPVAMAQLQSSWGAYRDGEVKQASDMAPAP, encoded by the coding sequence ATGCCGAAGGTCCTCACCGACGCCCAGCACCGCCAGTTCCGGGAGCAGGGCTACGCCTTCCCCTTCGACCTCTTCTCCCCCGAGCAGGCCGCGACCTACCGCGAGCGCATCGAGGCCTACGAACGCCAGGTCGGCCACGACGCCAACCGCACGCTCAAGATCAAGGGCCACCTGGCCTTCCCCTGGCTGATGGAGATCGCCACCGCCCCGGCGCTGCTGGACGCGGTGGAGGACCTCATCGGCCCGGACATCCTGCTGTTCGGCGCGTCCATCTTCGCCAAGGACGGGCGCGACCCCCGCTACGTGTCCTGGCACCAGGACTCGGCCTACTTCGGCCTCACCCCGCACGAGGAGGTGACCGCCTGGGTGGCGCTGACCGAGGCGTCGTCGCTGCACGGCTGCCTGCGCGTGCTGCCCGGCAGCCACCGCGGCCCGGCGCTGAAGCACGTCGAGACCCATGCCAAGGACAACATGCTGGCCAAGGGCCAGGCGCTGATGGGCATCGACGAGTCGCAGGCGGTGGAGATGCCGCTGCACGCCGGCCAGTTCTCGCTGCACCACGAGCAGACGGCGCACAGCTCGCTGCCCAACCGCTCCACCGCCCGGCGCATCGGCTTCGCCTTCTTCTTCATCCCGGCGCACGTGCGGCCGGTGAAGGGGCGGGGCCGCGCGACGCTGGTGCGCGGGCGCGACGTGCACGGCCACTGGCAGCCGGACGACCTGCCGCGCTTCGACCTCGACCCTGTGGCGATGGCGCAGCTGCAGTCGTCCTGGGGCGCCTACCGCGACGGCGAAGTGAAGCAGGCGTCCGACATGGCGCCGGCCCCCTGA